A genomic segment from Candidatus Tanganyikabacteria bacterium encodes:
- a CDS encoding EF2563 family selenium-dependent molybdenum hydroxylase system protein, giving the protein MASAVAHRLFVCGFRVAMVDLPRPTAVRRAVSFCTAIPQGSAEVAGVWAVAYPAGDVGWLDRFAFAHIPVFADPDGRVLRQWRPDVAIDARIAKRNLDDRLDDAPFTIALGPGIEAGRDAHVVIETDRGHDLGRVITRGYAAENTGVPGVIGGLTWERVLRAPCAGVFYSKHEIGDVVAAGEFIGLVGEAPLHAGTAGVVRGLLPSRYLVRGGQKLGDVDPRGDVRFCHTLSDKARTISGSVLEVVVAEQRRAARPVPLALA; this is encoded by the coding sequence ATGGCGTCGGCCGTGGCGCACCGCCTGTTCGTCTGCGGCTTTCGCGTGGCGATGGTGGACCTTCCCCGGCCCACCGCCGTCCGGCGCGCCGTGTCGTTCTGCACCGCCATTCCCCAGGGATCGGCCGAGGTGGCAGGGGTCTGGGCCGTGGCCTATCCGGCCGGGGACGTGGGCTGGCTCGATCGGTTCGCCTTCGCGCACATCCCGGTCTTCGCCGATCCCGATGGGAGGGTGCTGCGGCAGTGGCGGCCTGACGTCGCCATCGACGCCCGCATCGCCAAGCGCAACCTCGACGATCGGCTGGACGACGCCCCGTTCACCATCGCCCTGGGACCGGGCATCGAGGCCGGGCGCGACGCGCACGTGGTGATCGAGACCGACCGCGGCCACGATCTCGGGCGGGTGATCACCCGGGGGTATGCCGCCGAGAACACCGGCGTGCCCGGCGTGATCGGCGGCCTGACCTGGGAGCGCGTGCTGCGCGCCCCTTGTGCCGGCGTCTTCTACTCGAAGCACGAAATCGGGGATGTGGTGGCGGCGGGCGAGTTCATCGGCCTGGTCGGCGAGGCGCCCTTGCATGCGGGCACCGCGGGGGTCGTGCGCGGCCTCTTGCCCAGTCGCTACCTGGTCCGCGGCGGCCAGAAACTCGGCGACGTCGATCCCCGGGGCGACGTGCGCTTCTGCCACACGCTCTCGGACAAGGCCCGCACCATCAGCGGATCGGTGCTCGAAGTGGTGGTGGCCGAGCAACGGCGGGCCGCGCGGCCGGTGCCGCTGGCCCTGGCCTGA
- a CDS encoding FAD:protein FMN transferase encodes MLHERRFRALGTEVGVWVWSTAPELDPILDALPAAFEEAEQELSRFRADSGLCKLNARAGKGPQRVSAALAEVCGLALDAAGATGGLFDPTILHALEAAGYDAPFAEVVAAGRKARPVPPPPPGPHWSEIQRDGLTIALPAGMALDLGGIAKGWLVDRVAEALRPFGPALVDAGGDVRATGKAAGLPWPVAVADPRPGGRDLAQVELGDEAVATSSVARRRWLHGEEWAHHIIDPRTRRPAATDVLSVTVLGETAAACEVQAKLALLLGGDAGAAHLEARGLAALLVLADGSVRTVSERFGPAP; translated from the coding sequence ATGCTGCACGAGCGGCGGTTCCGGGCGCTTGGTACCGAGGTCGGGGTCTGGGTCTGGAGCACCGCTCCCGAACTCGACCCGATCCTGGACGCCCTGCCCGCCGCATTCGAGGAGGCCGAGCAGGAACTCAGCCGCTTCCGCGCCGATTCCGGCCTCTGCAAGCTGAACGCTAGGGCTGGCAAGGGACCGCAGCGTGTCTCGGCCGCTCTGGCCGAGGTGTGCGGCTTGGCGCTGGACGCCGCCGGCGCCACCGGCGGCTTGTTCGATCCCACGATCCTGCACGCCCTGGAAGCTGCCGGCTACGACGCTCCCTTCGCCGAGGTCGTCGCGGCCGGCCGGAAGGCGCGACCCGTCCCGCCCCCTCCTCCCGGGCCGCACTGGTCGGAAATCCAGCGCGACGGCCTCACGATCGCCTTGCCTGCCGGCATGGCCCTGGATCTGGGCGGCATCGCCAAAGGCTGGCTGGTGGACCGCGTCGCCGAGGCCCTCCGCCCCTTCGGGCCGGCGTTGGTGGACGCCGGGGGCGACGTGCGCGCTACCGGCAAGGCTGCCGGCCTCCCGTGGCCGGTGGCGGTCGCGGATCCGCGGCCGGGGGGCCGCGACCTCGCGCAGGTGGAACTCGGTGATGAGGCCGTCGCCACGAGCAGCGTGGCCAGGCGCAGATGGCTTCACGGAGAGGAGTGGGCGCACCACATCATCGATCCGCGCACGCGGCGGCCCGCGGCGACCGATGTCCTGTCGGTGACCGTGCTGGGCGAAACGGCGGCGGCGTGCGAGGTGCAGGCGAAACTCGCGCTCCTGCTGGGCGGCGACGCCGGGGCGGCTCACCTCGAGGCGCGGGGCCTAGCGGCGTTGCTGGTCCTCGCGGACGGCTCGGTCAGGACTGTTTCCGAGCGTTTCGGTCCGGCGCCCTGA